The region CTTGCCAGGCAGCATGGGGGGATGTTCCCCAGGCGTTTCAAGCAAGTCCGGGCCACCAGGTGGTTCAATGGCAAGCGTCTGCATCCGACGACGCAGATAGGTATGAAGAAAGATGCGGCGAAATGCGTCGTCCGCTTGTTGGGGGTCTTCTTTGATCCAATCGCTCAGCGCAGCCGCTTCTTCCTCGGATAGCTCCTCGCCATCGAGATGGGCGTCGACCAACTCCAATGCTTCACGAGGTTCCATGTCAGGAAGTGTTCCTTCCCAGGCGTTGATCGACACATTTACCGAGTGCCGATCTTGCTCTTGAAAGGACCACGCGAACGGAAGCGGCCGTCATGCTTAATCGCTCGGCGATCTGACGCGGTTTTAAATCTTCCGCATAGCGAAGCAAAAGCAGCTCGCGTGTCCGACCGGTCGTTTCTTTCAAGCAGTGTTCCAGCGCTCCCTGCTCTTCGGTCATTAAACTTTGGACCCGAGTGCATGCCGCCGCGAGGGCATCGATCGCTTCTCCGGCGAAGACCAGCCGCT is a window of Bremerella sp. TYQ1 DNA encoding:
- a CDS encoding sigma-70 family RNA polymerase sigma factor — its product is MTDIEPQQNASTQLTERDARELLTRSWMKAQPSVFAFVIASTPQFSDAEDLLQEVAAEVAIRFDEYDPSRPFLPWALWVAKIKIADFYRYKKRERLVFAGEAIDALAAACTRVQSLMTEEQGALEHCLKETTGRTRELLLLRYAEDLKPRQIAERLSMTAASVRVVLSRARSALGKCVDQRLGRNTS